The DNA sequence TCAAAAACGGCCAAAACCCTCAGCTACATTCATCGCTACTCCGAAACATCTTCAGAACCCCCAGTTTCTGATTACGCCCGTCAATTACCCCCtcgaatttaatttaactaatgaagcataattaaaataaacacgattattttcaaaaaggaATAAGGGGCGTGTTCCACGGGGATATTTGCAGGGATTCAGCCAGTTTATACAACTTCACAACTTAGGCACTTTCAAATGAGTTTCTTATGGAAATTATTTCCTGTACATTTCCGAGTGTTTCGAGCGAGTTCTTAATCCCTATGAGGAAGGATGGTTTAATTTTAGCTCGTTCTTGGAACTGGCTTGCATTCTGCTTTGGAAATAGACAGTTATACTGTTACGCGTTACGCCGCAAATCCATTTTAAAGGCAGCAAAACTATCATGGAAGTTGTTTGAAGAAGAGTTAACCGTTTCGCTGTTGTTGTGTTGTTCTTTTATAAGAAGTTCGGAATTAAATCTAACAACAACAACTTGTAGCTGTAACTGTTTAAACTACATTTGGTTTTAACTTTGATAAGCAGTACCTACTtggtttttaaatgtttttaaataagacTTATAACCCGCcttaattatattctattgacaaaaaaatatgtgtttaGACTTgtgttaattaaatcaattttacTCAAAGCTATAGCCAATCCTACCTCTGAACAAGGTGTATACCTCCTTCAGTCTATACCATCATTACGATCCCTTAAAACGTgagtaatatttgtaaactCATGCTTTTAAGGATATCCTTTGaatatctttttttttctataagaaAAGTTTTTTCGAAACGTGCGTTCCTTTCCTCCTTCCAGAGCGTCCGCGAGGAGCTGGGATGCGCCCGGTCCCGCGTGCGCGAGCTGGAGGCCCAGAACCGGGCGCTCAGCGCGCTTTTGGTGCGCCAGCTGCGCCCGCAGCCGAGACCCTCGCCCGCCACGCCGCACACGCCAGCCACGCCAGCCTCGGCGCACACGCCGGCCTCGCCCAGGGACTTGCAAGGTAACTTACACGCCGCACACGCCAGCCACGCCGCACACGGCACACACGCCGGCCTCGCCCAGGGATTTGCAAGGTGACTTACAAGCCTCTAAGGGGAGAAACGATGTGAATAACTGATACATGCCATGGTCAGCCATGGTAAACTATTCTTCACCTATTCTTCTGAGTCTAGAATAAATCCTGAATAAAACCACTCTGTGTTCTTCAATACGTGACATTGGCAGAATTGACAGTCACACAATCAGACTCCCAAACTTGCCAAACatttacagtgccacaaacttatctgttccggtgacagctcatataaatgtctaatatttctaaattttataagattttaattttgctcgtattgttaattcgctcttgcggtgttaataaacccatctaatctttaacaatatacaattcattagtaaataatgagatatggatcaatttagttcgctctcaccggaacagataagtatgtaagtttgtggcactatatatgCTGTTGCCAGTCGTTGCCTTCAAAGTCTTTAAATCCTTACACTTCACATTCCAGTGCAACTGCTAGACGCGGGGTCGTGCGGCTCGCTGGTCTCCTTCCGCgactcgccgccgccgccgccgccgccgcacgcgcTCTGCCACGACGACAAGCGACGACACCAGATCCTCGCAGACATCTGGACTGAGCTCAAGGTATTACCAACACAGTGGTTATAAAGTGTGCACTTCTACAAGGTTCAAGCTGTAAAACCTAGGTTTAGCTAAGGGGGTATTTTCCTGACATTTGTCGTAAATGCAGTTTGATCACTAGCTCAgctagtaggtacattatacttcaatgATTTAGTTCAATTTTAGTAGATACAATGGGACCCATTTAAAACATCTTGTCAATATTCAAAGTCCTAGCCTTACCTGCATAATTTAATGGCAATTTCGTATGGTTTCAGGGTTTGGAAGTAACTCCAGCTAACCTGGCTCGAGCTTTGTCAGCTGTGGACTCCACCCTGTGGGCGCCCCCACCGCGCCCCGCCACGCTCAGTCTCAACATGGCGCAACCTCGCAATGATACCGCTAGGGGTACGTACCTATGGAACTGTTTTTATACTCTAAAGTCTAAACAGTCTATGATATCACTCAACTCAATTGCTGATCAAATAACAAAATTGCTGATGCAAAATCATTGTTTTGCCATTGCAGAAGAAAGTGAAGAAAAGGCTACGTTAGAGGAAAGCGGTGAAATTTGTGAGGCTGGAGCGGAATCTCCTGAAAGTGGCGCCAAAGATGAGGGTTATTCCACGATGTCCAGTGACGTGCAAGCCGACGCTTCCAGACAGAGTGACCACGCCGCCGATAGAGCACTTCCAGATCTCAACGAAGCTTCAGACGAAACTGACAATCAAACTATTGTATCTATAAATCCTAGAGATTCCCGAAGGCATGCCAGGCTTCTAACGACGGAAGCAGATTACATTTATTTCGGTGTAGCTTTTGCAGGAGTCCGGGGTAGCTTTCCACCTTCACGGCCTTTGGTCCCTTTTCAACATGTCGTAAGAAGCTTCTCTGACTCACATTTATGCCTAAAGTTAGTTGCCGGAACTACATGCCCAACAAGCTGCCTTGATACTCCAACGCCAAGCTCTGGAGTTTTATTACTAGATATTAAGCCAAACCCAGAAAGACCGCTTAGAACTAGAGCAGTTATACCTTCCACCACTAGTTCAGAAAGAGTCTCTTGGGGAAGTACAATCGACGAAAGAGCTGAGGCATCACAGTACGACGCCGACTATATCCAACACTGGCTTGAATTAGATGATGCCCGATCAGCGTTACAACAGCGGCATCGAGACTTAGCTGACTTAGAATATGATAGAGCTGAACTAGAAGATTGGAGTCTATCCTTATCATGTGAAGATCTTAGAGATAGACAATCACCTTTTGCTGAAATAACCACACCGGGACAAATATCGTTATCAACGCTCCCAAGCATTCGTGAAGATGACGGCTTAGAGTTAGAAGAAGATGGTCCTGATAGCTTATGGAATGATTGTGGTTTTGCAACTATAGAAATAGATGAGTGTAGAATTGGAGATGAATTAGACACGTCTGATAAAAGATGGGAGTGCTCTAGAACTCATTCGCCTGGTGGATCATGGTCCAGTGCTTCCGATGGTCCCGATAAAAGGTCAAGTGCAGCCCTAAGTGAAGATGGAGATTGCGCTAACGTTGGATTAGACTTCACTCGAGATTTTTATCGCCTGGTTAAATATGAAAGTACGAAAAGTTTGGCATCAAATTCCTCAAGAGGAATTCCACCTCAAGGAATTTCAGATCCAGTCAATAATTTAAGGGTACACGATGTGCAGGCGATGGCGTTTCAGGATAGGGAGCAAGCTCTTCAGagtgttttaaattttattgccgAACAACAGAAATACTGTCGTGATCGGGAAGAGTCAGACTCTTCCCCCTCGCGGCCGATATCTGAGATCCGAGAGCTTCCACCTCCTTACGCAGCAGCTGACTTTGACGATGACTCTGTAGGACCAAGAAGTGAAGTATCTGAAGACAGACAAAGGCCTGATTCTTTCGGCAGCTTCTCTGAAAACGATTCTTGTGATATTATTGCCAGTGACCGATTAAAAGTTCCATATTGTGATACAGTTTCCGAGCCAAAATGCACACCAAGGTTTATTGAACGAGAAGAGCCTTATGTAGAATCCGAAGGATATTACCAAGAACTTTCAAGAGTCGAAAAcactgaaaatgaaataaacgaACATCTAAAAGTCCAGAGAAAGAATGAAATGAATAAGACTATTGATGTGACAAACCCGGTTACAGATTTAGACGAATCATTAATTCCTCAAAGAAAAGAAGAGCAACCCTGTGATATAGAATGTAGTCGAAGCTTGGATTTGAACTCCGCCCTAAAAGAGAACACAGTCAACATAATGTTGAACCGACAGTCCTTCATCTCAGACAGGATGGAGCTGGACACATGTCTGACAAAATCATCAAGTTTCCCATTTCTGACCGGAGACTCCGAGATGTCACTTGTCGAGGAAGTGCTAAGTGCCTGCAGGAAGAGTTCCGTCACTTTAGTAACCGTCCCGGAGGAAGAGGAGGGCTCGTCACCCGACACTAGTTCACCACAAATGACTGAATCAATAACAACAAGTACTTCCACTGCCGAAACTGTGATAGTAAGTAATAAGAATGAAGCAGTGGTGAAAAGAGAAGGGAAACTGAAGGAGAAAAGTCGAATACCAACGTTGCTTGGTGGTAAAAGGCCTCCATCTTCTCCGAACAAGACGAAGTCTAAAATTCCGGTTGCAGATAAGAATAAACCTGGAACAACGCAAGTGTCCTCTGCTCCGGATCCTATAATTGTAAAGCAAGAGCACACATTGAGTTTTCATGAGGCTGCGACATCAAAAGATGTTATTGAGGAACTCAATCGGTAAGTCTTTAAAAAACTACTGCGTCTTTAGTTCTTATTATTGCAAGCAGTCAttctaatttatttgaaatgtattTTACAGAATGATTCGTCAGAGCGAGGGTCCGACGGCGATCGGTGCTGGAGAGAAGAATGAAGAGAAGGTGGAACTGAGATCTCAAGCGAACAAGGACAGTGCCTTGTGGGCGCCAACGGGGTGGGTGCACGTGGAAAAAGATATCGACTTCAGTGATCCTAAGGTGAGGCCACTTTACCAACCCTATccaatatgaaaatgaaatattaagcCCAAAGCCAAGCCATTACACGAGAGAGGGTTAGGTGAAAGGTGTGGCCTAAGgtgatgataattatgtgaCCTTAATCCTAACTGTAGGAAACCTCATGTAAGGTCCACCAaccatattttacaaaaaagatCCTAGAGAAGATTTCACTAAATTCGGCCCCAAGATTTCTACCCCTCATTTCTCACCACATCCCGTCACCACACTCCAGGCCCGCGCGAATCTCCTGGACGTGATGCTGGCGTCCAGCGACTCCTCGCCTTCCTCATGCGGCTCCTCGCCCGCCGAGCCGCCCCCGCCGTACTCCCGCCTGCACCGCCTGCACCGCTCGCGGAGGCAGAAGACTGGTGAGCTACATGACGTCATACTATCGCATCCACGCggaaaaacatctgacagaacccttattttataagggtagtttttgttagTATCAGATGTCTGgtcccgtggaatgggatataacCGCACGAGTTTACTTGGCACCTGGCCGAAAAGAACCAGGGGTCACGCCGGGTACCCCCGAGCTAGTCAACATGACATCTGGTTCTTGTTGTCCAGGTTTCAAGTTAACTCGAGCGGGATGTATGATAAGGCCGGCCAACCCTATGCCCACGGGCTGaagcctagtttcaccatgctcagttagatcattaacacccttGTTAAATTGTAGTTATTGATTTTTGACAGATCTGTCAAACTAAataatgtaacaggggtgttaatgatctaacagtaGACTATGCTGAAACTAGGCATAAAGGTGTTTTTTCAAAGTATTTGGATTTGGCTGAAGGTTACACCGATGATATTGGTTGGTTTGAACAAAAATCATTGCAGACATAGCACATGATCAAAGCTCGTATGAAGTGGTTGGCCGGCCTTTTACTATTGCATCCTAGTGTCCTACCCTCATTACAAGCATTAAAACTCATGCAGGGTTTGTGAATTTGTGATTCATCTCGAGCTGACTTTCCAATAGTAGCCAAAAAATGTGATGTGATTGTACTTGTAACACGTACATCGTACCTACAAACAAATCTGGCATGAATAATATTGGTGTACTGTGTATGAGTTGACCAACtttcatatacatataatatttttttctcccCTTTTTTGAATAATTTGTAAGTTGTGGGCAAATACTTTAACGATAATCATGAAACGGTGTTTATCGCAAGTATATGCTCAATGCTCATTGATGTTTTATAAGATTCATGTATTGATTGGCTTCCTAATTCTGTGAATGTGCATTGTCACATTGTCAGTAAAACATCTATTCGGAAACCATTCTATACCTAATgatatattattactattatattttaagttgctagttctcatatttttttttaatttcagattAAGTTTTAGTTTAGATATTCATATAATTTCAGCTATTTTTCAATGTTTTATACAGCGTTAAACGCATTTTCTCACATTTTCTTATTGGTATTAAGaccaataattaaataaactggTACAAAATAATCCGTTAAACGCTGTCATTTTAAATGTTAAACTGTCATGTGTTGTCTTGTAACGTCACACGTCTAGCCACGTCACTCGTCACTCGTTTCCGCTCTCTCTCACTCACATCGCACCATCTCACTCTCTCGCCTCATTTCGTTTAGACCTCCATGTTAGTAGCGCTACGCTCCACAAAATACAAGCTCTTGAATCCCGATATTCCCGATATATccgaataaaataccgatatCTCGGAATAACATACTGATATCTTGGAGTAATGATATTCAAGaagaaatatataaaaaaacatatatttgtgGAGGGTAGTTCAGGGTGTGCGGTGCACGGAgcgcgcggggcggggaggggggcggggcgggcgcgtgCTCACGTGTGTGCTTGTCCAGCGGCGCGGCCCTAGCTAACGCCAGTGTTGCCGCAGCCGCCGCGCTGCGCAGTCGCGGCCTCGGCGTGCTGCGCTTCCCGCGCCGGCGACGACCCTCCATCATCGACCGCGACGGCTTCTACGTCCGCTACGGCGACCGCGAGCGACAGGCCGTCGCCAGCTTCGACTTCCTCGATGACCTCTGCAAAGACTGCAACTAGCAATAACCTAGACtaactatatttttgtatCGGCCGACTGAGTGGAACGTGAAAGTTCCGACGTGTGCTTAAATTGTATCTCGCTTGTAGCTGATAAATTGATAAGCCAATAGATTGTATGATTTGTTAACGTAGCTGTTATTTGTATTGCATTTTGAGCGAAGGAGCTGTATGTGTGCCCTAAGTGACTATGGTGAGCTGCAGCTTGGGAAGTTTCGGTTAGCGAAAACGACGTGTTTTCCTTTTTACTTAGAAAGACAATTGTCATTGTAGACTCTCACTCACATGTGTATATTTCGAACTTGGTCACCTCTAGATCTTCCTAGATTATTTCCTATATGGTAGGTAGTCTACCCTTCTCTACTGGGCTGACAGCAATTAAGGGAATAGTTAAGCTGTATGTGTTTTcgaatatatttatgtttttgttaatcTGGCAGTGGAGTGGCCGCAATCTCAGCTTTGCTTCACGCAACCAATCGAATCGCCACAAACAAACGGCAAAACCCATATAATATGCTTCTGTTTGAGAAACCCGCGTTAGCTTAAATTGCGCCAATTGCATCGAAAACTTAGGTAAGAAAACGAAAATAACTAATGACTAATAAAGAAAGCTGCGGCCTCAAAGTAAtgtgatatttttgtatatacTGTAAGTCCTACTTATTTTCATATACATTTAAATGGAATCCTGTTTTATTTCGAGACGAACTATCGTTGGTTGTTAAGGGTAGGTGGTCTAGGATAGAAGGACTAGTGGTATGTCTACCTACGACTACTTAATcgtatgttatgtaaatattatgaaataattatgatcGTACGTTATAGGTAATAGTGAGATGTCGGTGTATTGTTTAACTATAGTCATTAACTGAAGAACTCATTTAACCTAACTTGGTAAGTTCATTAACATGAAGGGTACTAAAGTATATAAGATGTGTATATAATGGTGTcgtttagttatttattgagTGATTTCTTTGCAATTTGTGGTCAGTtgtgtaattaattaggtaaCATATCATTGCATTTTCCTACTTAACTTTCAAATAGTTTGTCTTTTGCTCTTATGGTTATAAAccttatataattatagttattatcGTCATTAGATTACAGTTGCGCCTGTAATATTGAGTTCTTCTTAATAATGATCCTTGAGAATAACTTAGCTTAACAATGAAACTCTGAAATTCGCTTTTAGATCTTAAATTAGAGACCAAAGCAATTTTTAACAAACTAAAActtaatttcatataaatattgCCACCACTTGTTAAGCTGCAACACTTTTGATTTGGATATATGTaagatttttgtttttattttgtgaagtGGTAAAGGTTTAAGACAATAAAGGAagattatacctataatatacctatacataaacGAAACGACAATtcgataattaatattaacgATGACCTAAAAGTACAGATATGGACAAAGAAATTAGGATTCGAGATCCCATACCTTGAAAATTTTACGTTTGAGTCTTATCTCATGtattttactgccagtttcaataactatctattctattctattctattctattctctgtgggggtgtaagtacctgcacctggctctctcgaatggaacctttgtgcatatccccaaggtctaaactgccttcctaagcttggaccatttcccaccacgctggtccactgcgggttggtgggttcacatatctagatgtgctagatctagatatgcaggtttcctcacgatgttttccttcaccgtaagagcgatggtatacattgtacttaagttaaaagaactcattggtacatgtcagcgccgggatcgaacccgcatctctggcgtgagaagcggacGCTTACCCGAccgagctaccaccgctcaatAACTATCTATAATTACATACTTGTCATCTGTACCTAGATAGAGTTATGGACACTGGTGGTTTATATTCTGAATCCTAGTATCTTTGCTCtcatgtacttatgtatttaactCGAACATTGTGTAAAAAACGTCCTTAGATATAACTTCGCCTAGGTATTTTGGAGTCATTTAATTACGATGTcatatataagtaggtaccgaTTAATCAGACTTTAGACTTTCCATCGTTTTACAATATGAATCATAAATTATTGTACTGTCAATTAATatacaatgttaattttaaaatcatcTCATcctcattaaatttaaattaaataatgaatgaaataaaaaataacattagttttaggtacttacgtaagtAGGTTCCATCTTGATttttacttatgtacctatcgaataaataaaaattcaattaagaaaaaaaaactgattaatCATAAAACCTAAGACCTATTGCAGTACCTACCGTGATTAGCGAGTAGAAAATCATGAATCAATTTgatttttgtataataaaaaacttaaacaaTGATTGTACGAGTATCCCTTTGAATTGGTGCATTTGTTTGACTTCCTAACCTAAgacatatttatgtagatattttGATAAGGTATGTCCTTACTTTATAGCTTGATTAGACATTTCTTTTGACTAAAgtgtattgtaaattgtaagaCATCCTTCGGTAAATTCGCCACTCATAAAACAACTTTAGTTTGTAAACCAGACTTTCTATATGTTGTTAAAAcagtttttgttataagacaggtattaagtatgttaaatAGAAAAGAGCAATACTAATCAAGCTATAATTTGAGGAGTATAGGTACTTGAACAGTACAAAAATGTAGATTAactgtattatttaattatattctacTGTAACTGGAAATTGTCACGGGTTCATTACACGATTCCGTTCCCAAATGAAcagtattgttttatttatctactgtAATAGCCTCATCATAAGATCAACAgattgattattataattcgaGTATCTGTCCAGGAaaagaaagtaagtaagtacttatttgttttttgaaATAGATAAGCCTCGTCGCTTAATTAGTTTTTGTGGGCTAGACCTTCTCTCCTACTTAAACCTTATTCTAGACACGCCAAATCGGACGCTTAATGTCCCACGGTGGGCGCCAATGTGTCTAGATAATCTAAAATCTCTATACAAATTGGCGAAGtagttaattataatcattttttactataattactacagcatatttttaatttcttttatATCATTCATTTATatctataaaaacaaaatcatgaCATGATAGCACCTGTATGTTccacgttgggcgccaatCTCGACTTATCTTGAGCTAAATAGGTCTGTCTGCCTGTATTGATTGATGTTGATGAGTCaagcctcgtattcactaggcgacaaattgtcgcagaacctgtctaggcacatgtcgtctacgtgtcgccgcgacgtcgcgctctgttctgcgacgtcgcacgcgactatacagcgacatctacgtgtcgcagaacaggttctgtgttttggctcgcgagacagaacttcctgcgacagagtgtggacgcgtgcgcgacttctgtatcacgacatgttaccaaaacgttctgggaacatgcaccgtagatgttctgtaacagtctcagaacttgtgccctagtgaattcgaggcttTAAGATCAAGTGCTTTTGTTTGTTGGTTAATATTATGACCTAACCAGATTCAttatgatatattattatgacaaaattcataataaaaataaaacacttttacgatttcattattttatataaaaaacaaactaggtatattaattttattagtcCTACGTCCTACCCTGTCTTCTGAAGTGATGAACGCGGTGTAGATTCAGTCGTGTGTCACGGTAAGAATGTTGTGGATAGCAACGCAGCTGGGCAACCTATCGCAGTTGGAAACTGAACGTTACGTTAGAAGAGGAATCTCCGGACATAAATAagtgtattaaaatataggtaagttcatgccataaatatataaaaaaactacattaaattggTCTCTTATATCAACCACTAGTCATTATTGCCTGGTGGGATCTCGAAAACTGTAAGAGATATAGAAAAACTGATGAAAATATGGTACCTCTACGACGAGATTACTCTGGCGTGACtcgggtctgtttcacaatgtctggttagtggctacctgacggataaaatacatgctgtcactctctgttataattttttagacagtgatagcatgtattttatccgacaggtagcgactaaccagacattgtgaaacaggggcttaaGTATGAAACTATCATGAGACTAACCACCACACTGCAATACCACCTAGGTAAAAGTTAGGGAACCTGATGTGAAGCTGAaaaatttatttcacattCGTCACTAAAACCTCTTTCTTATGTATGGTCTCCTAGTACTTTTTTGCAATATGGAGGAAAGATCGCATGAAGCAGCGAGCTAGGCTAGGCAGGATACAGAACAACGCGGAATCGGGTGTCGGGTGTCGAATGGCATGATATGCCGAAGAAAACCAAATCTTAGGATTTCATAGCATGTTTCAAAGAAGTACCAGGAGATCATACATAGGACGGAAGTTTTAATGGCAAATGTGGGAGTCTCATGATAGTGCAAATTACATTAAACTTTCAGTCACACGGTGGAGTGACGGGGAAGAAAATCATTACAAAAGTACCAGGAGACCATCATACATAAGAAAGTTTTATTCACAATCTGACAATCGCCACTAAAACCTCCTTCTAATGTATGGTCTCCTGGTACTTATTTTGCAACGACGCTTACGTAGTGGATAGGAAGAAAGCCAAATCTTATACTAAAGGAAGGATGTTGCAAAGAAGTACCAGGGGACCATAGATAAGTAGGAGGTTTTAGTGGAGAAtgtggtaggtatttattttccaGCATGGaagtacttacgtaagtacttattacttccatgttTTCCAGTTAGGTTCTCGCATTGTGGTCTCATGATagttaaattacctactttaaaaacaCTTCACAGGTTGTGTGGCGGGGAAATCAATCAATAAAACCTCCTTCTTAGGTATGGTCTCCTGGTACTTCTTTGCATCATGGTATGAAATCCTTATCTGTAAGGGTGTTTTAACATCGCACGGATTTACCTCACGCACGCGCTAttgcacgccattttcccgcgtcgcgcgtgcatattccacgcgttacaatgaatgTTTACtggtataaaaataacacataGTTAGCCTTGTTACGCGTGCGGGGCAATCCAGTGTGCGAGGGTAAATCCGCAGGATCTTAAAAACACCCTTAGCAAGCACTGTGGTCACATCACACCAGTCCAAGGAGACCAAGGAACATAAAGTAGATACCTActtgtgtacttacttatattttaccCACTTGACGAGAAGAAGAAGCCCGGCCGACCCGACTGAGTATGAAATGTGATATGACAGCGCTGCAGTAGTATTaggcccggcggcggcgcccatTGTCGGCATCGGTACGACTCAAGATTTTAGGTGGCAAATAGCAATATACTATAACATAATGGCAATAAAGTAGAAATTTccatgataataatatgttgtcGTAATAACATAAATACCGCTTCGGTATGCTTGGGGCTGCTGTATCGGCAGACTtgagaataataaataaataataaataataaataaatatgtggggacatctcacacacggccatccgaccccaaactaggcagaacctgtgttatgggtgtcggacagctgatatatctacacaaatacatagatagatagatactaaatataaatatcaacacccaagacccgagtacaaatatctgtctttaaacaaatatctgccccagccgggaatcgaacccgggaccatcggctcagtagtcaggtcactaaccactacgccattcggtcgtctgctTAATGTATTATTGTCGAATGCTTCGGCATCCTTCGGTACGCCGCCGGCGCCGGGGCAACACTCGGGGGATAGCTTGCCCTGCGGGGCGAGGGCGCCTCGTCATCCCTAAGAACTTTGCAGCATGCCAAAGCATAATTGCCGATAGTGTGCGCTTGCATATAGGATGCCGAAGGATCCTTTTCCTTACCGATGCCGATAATGGGTGCCGGGTCTTACCagaaaaccaaaaaaacttGTGGTAACTACAGAAGGTTGGAAATTAGGAAACAAGTATTACGGCTGAGCTCTTACCTAACATACCTACAGCTTTTTCTAGCTATaatttctatatattgcagTTAGCCGAAAAACTTTGATACCGCGATCTAGgatttcatagtaatttgctTCGAATCCGTATACATTTACTGTGTATTGagtttttttcttacttactcaAATTTTTTACTTGCCTCCCACacgagtaagtatattaagtaTAGCAAGTCAAAGCACCCGAAAGGAAACCCGCAAGGCCTTGCACCAGTAGGGGAAGAATAACTATTAGTCTGAGGATTCCTTACCATTCCATTACATCAGGTTTTAATGCAAATTCGCCACTAAAACCTCCTTCTTATGTAACTACCTATGTTCCCCTGGTACTTTTTTGCAACGAGGACGTATGAAATCCTTATTTGCCTTAACTTAAGAAGAAAAAATCATCCCCAAGTGCAGAGGGTGTGAGAGAATGACCGTTCAATACAAACTTATGAAACTTGGTAGACACTACAAATATGCGGGAAttcattattaagtaggtaggtacataatgtcAGATAAGcatataattatacctaattaaatcaCCTTGATaagagtaaaaaatataatattgattgCATAAGT is a window from the Plutella xylostella chromosome 10, ilPluXylo3.1, whole genome shotgun sequence genome containing:
- the LOC105390148 gene encoding uncharacterized protein LOC105390148 isoform X4; this encodes MKFESLNMFGVLIRRWRPKRVSNNEKNENLCDDGNVSPEPPDRPPGKVRQVHPEEKTQVLAYESTYRKKNKPKTIPLDDNQMYNHLANTNVAMSPVYPLTPNICVEGGKIEFIKSPTESARNSFALVSPPQSPVTGRRESRTRMEESAEKFDADKELLEKRIKQLESQLEEEKRRTQKEKMTVTKLQNKFIKREGAARNDAERERRARGDWEARARAAEAEAGRLGGKLHAAQREITRMEETVRSLLQYKTRVEGLKQEKAQLSSALESVREELGCARSRVRELEAQNRALSALLVRQLRPQPRPSPATPHTPATPASAHTPASPRDLQVQLLDAGSCGSLVSFRDSPPPPPPPHALCHDDKRRHQILADIWTELKGLEVTPANLARALSAVDSTLWAPPPRPATLSLNMAQPRNDTAREESEEKATLEESGEICEAGAESPESGAKDEGYSTMSSDVQADASRQSDHAADRALPDLNEASDETDNQTIVSINPRDSRRHARLLTTEADYIYFGVAFAGVRGSFPPSRPLVPFQHVVRSFSDSHLCLKLVAGTTCPTSCLDTPTPSSGVLLLDIKPNPERPLRTRAVIPSTTSSERVSWGSTIDERAEASQYDADYIQHWLELDDARSALQQRHRDLADLEYDRAELEDWSLSLSCEDLRDRQSPFAEITTPGQISLSTLPSIREDDGLELEEDGPDSLWNDCGFATIEIDECRIGDELDTSDKRWECSRTHSPGGSWSSASDGPDKRSSAALSEDGDCANVGLDFTRDFYRLVKYESTKSLASNSSRGIPPQGISDPVNNLRVHDVQAMAFQDREQALQSVLNFIAEQQKYCRDREESDSSPSRPISEIRELPPPYAAADFDDDSVGPRSEVSEDRQRPDSFGSFSENDSCDIIASDRLKVPYCDTVSEPKCTPRFIEREEPYVESEGYYQELSRVENTENEINEHLKVQRKNEMNKTIDVTNPVTDLDESLIPQRKEEQPCDIECSRSLDLNSALKENTVNIMLNRQSFISDRMELDTCLTKSSSFPFLTGDSEMSLVEEVLSACRKSSVTLVTVPEEEEGSSPDTSSPQMTESITTSTSTAETVIVSNKNEAVVKREGKLKEKSRIPTLLGGKRPPSSPNKTKSKIPVADKNKPGTTQVSSAPDPIIVKQEHTLSFHEAATSKDVIEELNRMIRQSEGPTAIGAGEKNEEKVELRSQANKDSALWAPTGWVHVEKDIDFSDPKARANLLDVMLASSDSSPSSCGSSPAEPPPPYSRLHRLHRSRRQKTAAALRSRGLGVLRFPRRRRPSIIDRDGFYVRYGDRERQAVASFDFLDDLCKDCN